The Raphanus sativus cultivar WK10039 chromosome 6, ASM80110v3, whole genome shotgun sequence sequence ctatgctAATCTGTTTCCGAGTCATCATCACCAGATGAATCTGAGTCTGAatcttggtgaaactctccaatCTCTGGTTCATCCTCTACGTGAACGACGGCTTCCTCTCCGAAGTCGGTTAAATCGACTACAAGGCCAACTCCAGCTAAATCTTCGGCTGCACTTAAGTTGCCGGATGTGCTTGGTTGTAGTGGGTCTTCCAGCTCAGAACTTCCCTGAACTCGGCCTCTCGGGTTGAGTTTTGTAACAGTTacccatggatcatctctgttCCTAACCCGGGGGTACttgatataacaaacctgtaacatttaaaaaattatcagtaaaattgtaaattaatacATATGATGATGAATCATTCTGAATCATTACCTGATCGgcctgagaagcaagaatgaaaggatcataatattgcaGCTTTCGCCTCGAATTTACTGATGTAACACCAAATGCATCTGTTCTCACACCTCGATCTGGAGTGTTGTCGTgccaatcacaatagaaaacaGTACACCGCAATCCAACCATGCCCAAATACTGGATTTCCATAATCTCATGTATGTTTCCGTAGTATACATCATCTCCTGATGCAGAACAAACGCCAGCATCATAGGTCGTTCTCGAACGTCTCCTCTTTTGagttgtgaatgcatatcctcgagtacaaaatctcggatatgacttcacaacatattttggtccaaccaccatctcgcgtatccaatcgtcaaatgtttcacctctggccaaaccagcagacacctattaatagtacatatatatatgttatatcaataaatgtgaattagtataaatatgtgataaatgatattttaatttggttaaGGCACTCACATAATTAAGcatccatccagcaaattctCTCTGCTTCATTTCTTCTAGTTCCTCGTCTGTGGCGTATCTATATTCGAACCGCTTTTGTGCCATGAAAATCCTGTACATATGATGACaataatgtaattaattaagatttaaatttgaacttgttaaaataaaaaattgtaagcTAATTTAtttacctctcatattgaagaacatcttcgcagttggtgagcaaatatgtttgcaaatgactgcgctcctgctcattaagtcgacggtcctttggttttccgctaagtcgtccaacatctCTGAAAATGTCTGGAACCGTAACATGATATGTTGCCCGttcgcctctatcatcatgccgagcaggttttctgtttttggtttgaacttctgctggaaagtagtactcggcaaagtttgaaatttcttcattgatcatctgtg is a genomic window containing:
- the LOC108850548 gene encoding uncharacterized protein LOC108850548, with the translated sequence MHIEKNFFDNLMNTILNVQGKTKDNLKSRLDLVDICARSELHVDENGRAPFPIYRLDAEGKDAFFDWISNDVEFPDGYASNLRNCIDRKEGKFIGLKSHDCHVLMQRLLPFAFKELLPRNVHEAIAGISAFFRDLCTRSVTLEGIENLKTNIAVIQCNLEKIFPPSFFDVMEHLVIHLARELELGGPVQYRWMYLYERYMFHLKKMVKNLSRVEGSIVAQMINEEISNFAEYYFPAEVQTKNRKPARHDDRGERATYHVTVPDIFRDVGRLSGKPKDRRLNEQERSHLQTYLLTNCEDVLQYERIFMAQKRFEYRYATDEELEEMKQREFAGWMLNYVSAGLARGETFDDWIREMVVGPKYVVKSYPRFCTRGYAFTTQKRRRSRTTYDAGVCSASGDDVYYGNIHEIMEIQYLGMVGLRCTVFYCDWHDNTPDRGVRTDAFGVTSVNSRRKLQYYDPFILASQADQVCYIKYPRVRNRDDPWVTVTKLNPRGRVQGSSELEDPLQPSTSGNLSAAEDLAGVGLVVDLTDFGEEAVVHVEDEPEIGEFHQDSDSDSSGDDDSETD